In the Salarias fasciatus chromosome 13, fSalaFa1.1, whole genome shotgun sequence genome, one interval contains:
- the LOC115399262 gene encoding E3 ubiquitin-protein ligase TRIM41 produces the protein MGSVEETLKCPVCQDFFTEPVTLQCGHDFCLTCIQAVWETDGSSKGPLFCPECQIFLPSDPKLEVNTGLQTKVKDFITSSAERHAATPGITTKSSATISCDHCIETPSVAVRTCLTCDASLCQAHALLHQQRAALKEHTVVEVTRDPLSLKCREHRDELKLFCMEDRVPVCCLCVLVGTHKHHKAAQLQEASKDFKKILEATMSQLLQRRNEAEHTIKDLESLYTETVKSAADFKERISDKYSRIHVVLDGDERLMMQIIDAEETCMTEWLEAQRGIMEAQIKEIDRIRASSKSLLQETNDLQFLQQITSKNLCDPLDFAPIEEVNKDLCDPEKLRTVERLVDDLSVALSQLFPRMWSYLSCPALDTETAHPKLEITTDRRQVFWRRQPVSEEKNPRPYDSQYSVLAQESFTNGQHYWEVIVQDKPFWMIGVTTGSVSKKESLNLTSSSLGVNNTSWCIYHGDGQYLACHDTQEKQLSVAKSVRKLGILANLQKGELSFYNADAMTLLHSFCVRCSEPLYPVFNPCIDMNGLNRQPLTLFWIKDPWDWHSEGRTNETSRVSLND, from the exons ATGGGGAGTGTTGAGGAAACCTTGAAATGTCCTGTCTGCCAGGATTTCTTCACAGAGCCCGTGACGCTCCAGTGTGGCCATGACTTCTGTCTCACCTGCATCCAGGCTGTCTGGGAAACTGATGGTTCAAGCAAAGGTCCTCTCTTCTGTCCAGAGTGTCAGATATTTCTCCCCTCTGACCCGAAACTGGAGGTGAATACTGGCCTTCAGACCAAAGTGAAGGACTTCATCACATCGTCAGCAGAACGACACGCAGCAACTCCGGGAATTACAACTAAATCCTCTGCAACTATTTCCTGCGATCACTGCATAGAGACGCCATCGGTGGCTGTGCGGACCTGTCTCACCTGCGATGCCTCCCTGTGCCAAGCCCACGCCCTGCTGCACCAGCAGAGAGCCGCTCTGAAGGAGCACACAGTGGTGGAGGTGACCAGGGATCCACTGTCTCTGAAATGCAGAGAGCACCGTGACGAGCTGAAGCTCTTCTGCATGGAGGACAGGGTCcctgtgtgctgtttgtgtgtcctgGTTGGTACGCACAAACACCATAAAGCAGCTCAACTTCAGGAAGCCAGCAAAGACTTCAAG aaaatattgGAAGCAACAATGAGCCAATTGCTTCAAAGGagaaatgaagcagaacacaCCATTAAGGATTTGGAATCACTGTATACAGAAACAGTG AAGTCTGCAGCAGATTTCAAAGAGCGGATCTCGGACAAATACAGTAGGATCCACGTCGTACTAGACGGCGATGAGCGTTTGATGATGCAGATCATAGATGCAGAGGAGACGTGCATGACGGAGTGGCTGGAGGCCCAGAGGGGCATCATGGAGGCTCAGATCAAAGAGATAGACAGAATCAGAGCTTCAAGCAAATCACTCCTACAGGAAACAAACGATCTGCAATTCTTACAG CAAATCACATCAAAGAACCTTTG TGATCCTTTGGATTTTGCACCGATCGAGGAAGTAAATAAAGATCTGTGTGACCCAGAGAAGCTTAGAACGGTTGAGCGCCTGGTGGATGACCTCTCAGTCGCTCTGTCTCAGCTCTTCCCACGAATGTGGTCAT ACTTGAGTTGTCCAGCTTTAGACACTGAAACGGCTCATCCAAAACTGGAAATCACTACAGACAGAAGACAAGTGTTTTGGAGACGGCAGCCCgtcagtgaggaaaaaaaccctcGTCCGTATGACTCACAGTACAGCGTCCTGGCTCAGGAGAGTTTCACGAATGGCCAGCACTACTGGGAGGTCATCGTGCAGGATAAGCCTTTTTGGATGATAGGAGTGACAACTGGGTCAGTCAGCAAAAAAGAAAGCCTAAATCTGACCTCCTCTAGCCTGGGTGTGAACAACACTTCTTGGTGCATCTACCATGGAGATGGGCAGTATCTGGCATGCCATGATACCCAGGAGAAGCAGCTTTCAGTGGCGAAGAGTGTCAGAAAATTGGGTATTCTGGCAAATCTCCAGAAGGGGGAGCTGTCATTCTATAACGCTGATGCGATGACTCTGCTTCATTCATTCTGTGTGCGGTGCTCAGAGCCTCTCTACCCTGTGTTTAACCCATGTATTGACATGAATGGATTAAATAGGCAGCCTCTCACTTTATTCTGGATTAAAGACCCCTGGGACTGGCATTCAGAGGGGCGCACAAATGAAACCAGTAGGGTGTCATTAAACGACTGA
- the LOC115399504 gene encoding hyaluronan-binding protein 2 — protein MNLKLLCVCLFLAVLLIPAELKHGKHKKKHKHRHHHHHDHHDQHEVVKEKKKLKFEDIISDVFFEIFEGGGDEEDEEDEQGTSDWLFEIQEPEGQCNPNPCLNNGECREKGKRKFKCDCPKPFKGKRCEKGPKACKRGTCGRGECVLTSTPPFYECKCKAPFQPPHCRHYSTCQPSPCKNGGICVKDGNDFNCVCPEGYRGRFCHVGPDDCYVDDGESYRGNVSETDDGDECLFWNSHFILQSGSDPFQTYEDQDGLGHHNFCRNPDGESMPWCFIRRGRRLLWDYCDVTECPAPTEEAPTEEAPTEVQPTTAKTPTTTLPPTAEKTTEPLKDSTTKPTDAPTVVPTADVPTTPSTNATQQFRTCGQPQPKKAITRIFGGLKVSPGAIPWQVSLQARPSQSSRPFSHTCGGVLIASCWVLTAGHCIEPNKERQVVMGSLSLDPDDPAAQVLEVEKAIRHENYRETPSAVYNDIALLKLRGANGVCANETQFVKTACLPTGQLPDGMECKISGWGATEASNYGSSHLLEANVLLINQEKCNERQIYNRVLDSSMLCAGHLQGGVDSCQGDSGGPLTCKENGAHVVYGLVSWGDQCGKKNKPGVYARVTNFLDWINSKIQTSP, from the exons ATGAACCTGAAGCTCCTCTGCGTTTGCCTCTTCTTAGCGGTGCTCCTCATCCCTGCTGAA CtgaaacatggaaaacacaagaaaaagcacaaacatcggcatcatcatcatcatgatcatCATGATCAGCATGAAGTcgtgaaagagaagaagaagctaaAATTTGAGGACATAATTTCgg ACGTCTTCTTCGAGATATTTGAAGGTGGTGgtgatgaggaagatgaggaagatgagcaGGGCACCTCGGACTGGCTTTTTGAAATTCAAGAGCCCGAAG GCCAGTGCAACCCCAACCCTTGCCTCAACAATGGCGAGTGCAGGGAGAAAGGCAAGAGAAAATTCAAATGTGACTGTCCAAAGCCTTTCAAGGGGAAGAGATGCGAGAAAG GTCCAAAAGCTTGTAAGAGAGGTACATGTGGGCGTGGTGAGTGTGTGCTGACTTCAACTCCTCCATTCTACGAGTGCAAGTGCAAGGCTCCCTTTCAGCCTCCACACTGCAGACACT actCAACGTGTCAGCCCAGCCCTTGCAAAAATGGGGGGATATGTGTCAAGGATGGAAATGACTTCAACTGCGTTTGCCCTGAAGGGTACAGAGGACGATTCTGCCACGTTG GCCCAGATGACTGCTATGTAGATGATGGCGAGTCGTATCGCGGCAATGTGAGTGAGACGGACGACGGCGATGAGTGCCTCTTCTGGAACTCTCACTTCATTCTGCAAAGTGGTTCAGATCCATTCCAGACTTATGAGGACCAAGATGGACTTGGCCACCACAACTTCTGCAG AAATCCAGACGGCGAGTCGATGCCATGGTGCTTCATCAGAAGAGGCCGCAGGCTGCTGTGGGACTACTGCGATGTGACAGAGTGTCCAGCTCCAACAG AGGAAGCCCCGACAGAGGAAGCCCCGACAGAGGTTCAGCCCACTACTGCTAAGACACCGACAACTACTCTACCGCCGACTGCTGAGAAGACCACTGAACCTCTGAAGGACTCCACCACCAAACCGACTGATGCCCCTACTGTTGTTCCCACCGCGGATGTCCCGACCACCCCCAGCACCAATGCTACCCAACAGTTTCGCACTTGTGGCCAGCCACAGCCTAAAAAAGCCATAACTCGAATCTTTGGAGGTTTGAAGGTCTCTCCGGGGGCGATACCCTGGCAAGTTTCCCTGCAAGCGAGGCCAAGTCAAAGCTCCCGCCCATTCTCACACACGTGTGGGGGTGTTCTTATCGCAAGTTGCTGGGTACTGACAGCTGGACACTGCAT TGAACCAAACAAAGAAAGGCAGGTGGTGATGGGAAGCCTGTCGCTGGATCCTGATGATCCCGCAGCTCAAGTCTTAGAGGTTGAAAAGGCAATTAGACACGAGAACTACAGAGAGACTCCCTCAGCTGTCTACAATGACATCG CTCTGTTGAAGCTCAGAGGCGCGAATGGCGTTTGCGCCAATGAGACCCAGTTTGTGAAGACAGCCTGTTTGCCAACTGGCCAACTTCCCGATGGGATGGAGTGTAAAATCTCTGGATGGGGAGCCACTGAAGCAT CCAATTACGGTTCCAGTCACCTGCTGGAGGCTAATGTACTGTTGATCAACCAGGAGAAATGTAACGAACGTCAAATTTACAATCGTGTCCTGGACAGCAGCATGTTGTGTGCGGGTCACCTGCAGGGAGGGGTGGACTCCTGCCAG ggGGACTCTGGCGGTCCATTGACTTGCAAGGAAAACGGTGCTCACGTTGTTTATGGCCTGGTGAGCTGGGGAGACCAGTGTGGGAAGAAGAACAAGCCCGGCGTCTACGCACGTGTCACAAACTTTCTGGACTGGATCAATTCAAAGATTCAAACATCTCCTTAA